The Phaseolus vulgaris cultivar G19833 chromosome 10, P. vulgaris v2.0, whole genome shotgun sequence DNA window GTAGTAAACAAGAGTCTTCTTGGTGGCAATGAGAGTGTTGGTGTCGCCGCTCCTGATGTTACGGTCTTTTCCGGTGGCTTTCCAGAAGCCACACTTGGTTTTCCTGTTAACCCTTTTACTGTTTGAATACTTGAAATCAACAGGACTGAAGAAAAACCACTCTGGGTCACCAAATCTTATCGGTGATCTTGCAAGTATCACTGTTTGAAACAATAAAAGGATCAAACACCAGTGGGGTAAAGATCAGAGAAATAAAAATGACAAAGGGGGTGTTCAGTACTTTGATGTTTAGATTACCTGGTACATCCGAAGGTTCCACATCGCAGAGGTCAATGACAGGGATGAGGTGGACACGAGAATCATCAGCGAGCAACTTGTGTTTGAGGTAGAAATCGACAAGTTCTTGTTCTGTCGGACGGAAACCAACACCAACAATACCCATTGAACTCTGTGTTTGTAGTTTGAATGAAACAAAGAAAGAACACAAAAATGGAAGAGGAGATCGCTGAATCGAAGAGAGATAAACGAGGATTTATGGTATCTGTGTGTTAGTGGTGGCTTCGTTCACTCCTACTTTTATAATGCAAAGACATTGACTCCTTAGTTCACAAGTTATCAtcgaaaaatacaaaaaataaaaacaagaaaaaatgtGATTGGatcttcttctttctctatATCTCTGACACATTATTCAATatctaataaaaattattacacagtacataataatttgttttaaagttaacaaattaattatttcaaaattaatatgaatGATGAAAGTCCTAAACCACTCACTAATTTCTCTTTTAAATCAATTGTCTAAATTTAATTCGGTAAAgtacaaatattaaaatgttGTCACCTTCGTTTTTCACTGATAACTTTTAATGCGATTTATGATaacttttaatgcaatttatgACTAATAATTAAGTACACAAAATTGTCTCATTCTCATCTCCTATCTTAAGGTACTTTCACAAAACTATTTAAGGCACTCTTTAATTGTAAATTTCAACAAATAAACGTATAAATTTATTGATTAATGATATTGAATCAAATTTTCTTTCCATTATTTAATAACAATACCTATAATCATTATCTTTTTTATACGGCCATGTAAGGAAAAATAAAAGTTCAAGTTtattaaatctttaaaatatcttaaattaagaaccaattttttttcaaaaaattatttcttgtAATAGAGGTTGGAAGGAGTGTTTCTTTTTCTACCATgtttatatatatgttaaaaaatataaataaattgaaataaactttaaaaaaaattatacaaattagTTTAGGTATAAATTACTTTcaactcataaaaaaattaaactttttcaagtctttttttttaaaatttacccCAATCgtgatttaattttatatattacacTGGATGAGTtcatattgattttttattattatttttttcatcaaagaaAGAGGCTAAAATGTCaaactaaattagaaaaaaaaattaaaaaataaaataaaaataaatatatatagcaatcaaatattaattagaTGGAAAAACCACCACTGTCTATATATGTGGGGTATACGTAATCAATTGCATGTTTCAGTTTAATATATAAGCAATTCTACTATTTAAGAACAGTAGCATGTAATTTATTCCagaaatcttattttattaaaggTACTTTTAGgattaatcattaaaaaaatgggtaagatgaaattattataaatagccAATGAATATGTATTCATGTTGCTGTTTCCAATTTTAATTCAAGGAGATACtgtaagaatttaaaatattatatcggaaaacaatttgtatttaaatatttttcattttaaaagacaTTGATTAACAACTTTTTAACTTCTGTACCTATTTTATTACATAAatcatgttttttaatttaacagATACAAATTAAGGATTTGTTTACATATAAAAGACTCTTCACAGCTTagttagtttaattttttatttaaacgccaaataataaaaaatgatttcatTTAGTTcagatttaatttaatataaacttttattcaaattaaactAATATTCTActatttaactttaatttaatataaacaaCAAGATGTATACAAAATATAGGGCGTTTTCTTCCTCAGACTCGCTTTCTGTATAAATATAGCGCGTAACGGTAAGAATCTTCTTCCTCACACAATATGGAACTCCTTCTGTGAAATTCAAAGGAAATTATTTAACATACTTTCTCATTCCCTGTAGATAAATGTAAGCTGTTATGAGTCTCCATCACTAACACTGTTGCCTTTCAAATCAATCTTTTTCTTCAATGTAAATTACTCAACTCATTTGGTTAGTCTCATTGTACATGAAATATAGGGCATTTTCTTCCTCAATCTCCATAGTTTTTTCCtccacttatatatttttttaattccaaaaaaAACATCGAAATATTGAGTCAGTGCTTTAGTCTCCTTGACCCCAAGTTTCTTCCTTGGCCCACCATTTCAAtgaacaaaaataaatcaatttctGTGCTTCTTTTGCTTTCTTTTGGTAGTTTGTTATGCTCCCCACTACTAAGCACAAACATGATTGCAAAGTTTTCATATACTTTCCAAGATTTGAACAGGGTCATGCTAACTTCCAACTACTAACTTAACTGTTTCATGTTAGCTACTCAATTAATCTTCTATCCTTGACTTTTTGGGGGGCGTGGGAATGGGTGTAGAATCTCATAATCTGtgtaaataactttttatattgagaagaagataagaaagaaaataaaccaGTTTAAATAAGAGTGATTCATCTTTTTACTCAATTATTCATATCTTAATTCCGTTAACCTTTTTAACTCGTGGAAATGAAGCATGATTTTGAACATGCTTGATTTGGTGTTGGATTAAGTCAAATATATTATACCTGTCGGTACCCGAAGAATGCAcattaaataacttaattaaataaTGAACATGGTTACACGTGAAACAAACAATTATAATTTTCGTTGAATAACTTAAACACATTTTCTAGAGCACTCCCTTAATATCATGAAGCCACCAACGATCCAGAGAACATTAAGCATGTCTCTAGCAATCAATTACTTGGTCCACATAGCCAAGACCCAAGTCAACCTACTAAATGAACTTCTAAAAGGGGAAAAATGTacttttttcatattattagaGAAATCTAATTGAACACTaacgctgacttgagcgtcggagtgcaatcgcaggtaccccgcCGACCGACCGAAGCACGCGAAGAGGAAGAGATTTGAAAAATTGGAGAATTGGACAGCTAAGGACACGGTAACTATTGTGTATCAACGTGGATCAATATTACTCAGCTCCTGACATCCATACAGGTACATATATGTAATTCAGATTTAAATTGAAACTATCTGAGTAACTTTCATCTTTTGCTCAAGTTTGATTCCATAACTAACATTGGTAACAAAATATTAGTTCTGCATGGTTTACATTCAGCATTCTACTTCTAAGTTCTAACATAATAATACGTCCCAACTAATGACTATTAACAACAGAATCCCTATGACAACATTGACAAGATATACTGAACGTGGAAACAGGTTTTGGTTTGATGAAGTCGTTTCCATGTAAAAGAAAGAACTTTTGCTATTGACATTAGATGATTGATGGCTTCTGATCTTGAGGATCCCTCTTGAACTAGTATTTTGAGTACTTTTCTGATCTTTCTCTGATTTCACAGTGACCAATTCCTTCCGAGCCTGCACAATACATCACATGCAGCACAGTATTATGAGTAGTATGTTAAAATGAAAATCACTTCAAATGAAGAATCTCCATCTCGgttaagaaacaaattttattttttctaacacAGGTTCTTGGTTTTCTTTTCTCACCTCTATGTGGGATACTGCATTGTTTGAAACCTTCTTCTGTGTTTGAGGTCTTCCTGCAACAGTTTTTTGTAATATGAAGTTGTCTGGTCTTAGATTATAACGATTTTCCAATCTTGTTGTTTCGACAGGTTCATCTGCAGTTGAGTCACAAGAGGATGTCTCCACTGCCCAGAAATCATCTTGAATGATACTCTCCTTTTTTTCTTTGTGTGCTTCATGATTTGAAGCTAGACTACTCATGCCACCACGAACAGAGAATTCACCAGAACAAATGTTACCATGCTGTAATAATTTTAGATAAACATATGAGGTCAATTCTTGAAATGCTCCAATAAAGAAAAAGTCACAAACCCAAGAAAAGAGTACTTCTGGTGTCTTAGGGTATAAAGTCTCAGTAATGTGACATGCCTTGGAACTCAAACCAATCATTTTATCCGTGTATCTTCTAAGAATCTATAGGAGAAAAAACACTTGGGCTTGTTTGCTTCCATTTCTATTTCCTGCTTTCGTTTTCTGTTTTCACTTTTTAATTACAAAACAATCACCTTCTTTTAACTATGTTCCCtgttttcaaatatttgtaTAGAAGACACAGAAATGAAATTGTTTCCTCtataaatctttgaaaataggaaataaattgaaaatgaaattgtAGTTTTGTAATTAAGTGAAAAcagaaaatgaaaactaaatGTAATAAGACCCTAAACATTGCGAAAATGTGGCAAAATTCACATCCCCATAATGCAGAATCTGTAGAACCAACTGATAGTTCATAAACAAAAAGAGATACACTCCCAAATATCATTTAGACTTTGTGCTATTTATCTTTACCAGATTAGAGACAACTTCAGCATCTGTGTCACTGCTTGCATAGTATACTCTTCTCAATGACTTTGGTTGGGTGGAACGATTGACAAAACAGtctcttctttcttcattgatAACAAACTCCTCATTATCAACCAGTATTGAATTTAGGAACTCATCTTCATCATCAGTAACTCCAAATGGAATTTGCATATTGATGCTTTCATTTCCAAAACAAGCATTGCGCGTTGGGGAGTTTGGGAAAAATCCTTCCACTTCAATACCAACTGGAGGCTGTTGTACTGGGGAGAAGAAAATCTCTTCTGGAAAGATTGGATCCACAATCATTCTAGGTAAAATATCTGCCtagaaaaaaatttacaaaacaaGTATTAGTTCTCAGCATGTTTCATATGCAGAGTGTAAATATGTCCATCAAGAATGCTTCAGCTACAGATGGAATTTCTTCAGCTGGTACCTGATTTCCATAGTCAGAAACCATGCTTGTGCTGGGCTCGCCTCCACTAAAGTTTGGTGCATCAATTCTCCCTTcatttttattctcaaatttctTCATCAAGCGGCATAAAACGTAAGTCTTCTGCAAAACTTGGAGGATAATCagcaattattttattatacaaaTCACACAAATAAAAGCCAACAAAAATCATGCTAAACTTCAAAATCAGAAACTTATTTCCTGAACAGCTACATTCACAGCAAAATCTCAAAAGACAGGCTTCGTAGAGCATGTGGCATAACAAAATTCATATAATGTTTTACAGCAAAAATTGACATTTAACAGTCTTTGATGAAAACTGAAGATGAATTTTGagcatttttatattaaatatctaATTTTTATCTGGGATCTCATAAAAAGATCTTATTTCGATAAGCTTCCACATAAACTCATTGaaagaaactctcccaaatGCCCCCTTTGTCATCATCAACCAAGGCCAAATGGAGAAAATTAGGTCATGAACAGAGActgacaaaataaaaaaaacatgggATTCAAACAAGGATCCAATAACCTTCAGAACAACCAATAGGATAGGAAATAATATCAAAGCCTAAAAGAGTGCATGGTGTTGTGACAAAAAAATCTAAACAATTCCTAACAACAGCAAATCCTTATCCTACCAGGTGAATTTGGCTACATTAATCACACCATGCAATTTGGCAAAAAAGTTTAAGAAAGACAATTTCCAAACAATGTTAAAATTTCTTGTAAAAAAACAAACCAACCTGGCTTTCACGGGAGGCAAGAGCATGATATTCATGAATAACCCAGTTGGTCCTTTGACCACCAGGAACACGGCCTTTGTGGAAAACAAGAGTCTTCTTTGTCCCAATAACATTTTTACTGCCACCAGTCTTAATGTTACGGTCATTTCCAGTGGATTTCCAGAAGCCATGCTCGGTTGTCCTGTTGACCCTTTTACTATTGGAGTACTTGTAATCCACAGAACTGAAGAAAAACCATTGCAGCTCATCGGATTTGAATATTGATTTTGCTGGCATCAGAAATTGACAGAAGAAAATAATCAAACAACAGTGAAGTGGGTTTGATAGCATCATGATGAAAGGCGTGATTTTCAGAGTATAGTGTTTAGTGTTTACATTACCTGGCACGTCCCAAGGTTCCACTTTGCAGAGGTCGATCTCTGGAATGAACTGAACAGAGAAATCATCACCCAGCAACTTGTGTTTGAGGTAATGATTGACAAGCTCCTCATCTGTGGGACGGAATCTGAATCCTACAGGCAAGTGATCAAGAATGGAAATTATGTCCTCCATTGTTTTGGTTCAACAAACAGTcactgttgttgttgttgttgctgttTGCAagtgagagagaaaagaaagaatgGGAAAGGTGCAAAGAGAGTATGTGTGTAGAAGTTGAGTGAGGTTTGCTTGTTAGTGTTTTCAACCAAACTGCATTTCTAATGGAAAGACATTGACTTGCTTTGAAGTTGATCCAAGTCTTTTTACTTTTGGCTTAGCGAATAAGTTATCCttggaaaatacaaaaacaaaaacataaaacaaaaaacCAAGTTGTCATATCCTCCATGTTAATTTGTTTTacctttctctttttttcattttcttctcttttttttttattctctagcaaaatttaaaaaagaatgtttcttttactttttaaatttaattacatattttatcATTCAACAATCGTTATTTCATGAATTTCatactttcaatttttttcctatCAATTTTTCTTCGTTTTTATTCATCTCCCTAATCTATTAAATTTCTAAATATGTGTCGATTAAAAAAACACACAACAATGTCGTTTTTGAGATTTATTTTGTTTGACGTCATTATTTGGTAAGAAATTTAACTTTGATAAAAAGGTatgaaaattgataattttataagaaaatgcATGAAAAGTTTATGGTAAAATTCACGATTTTGCCGTATATCATTCTAAGCTTGAAATCTGACCTAttaacttatttaatatattttttaattcagaataggattatattttataaaaaaaattataaacaaatcaTTAAAAATTCACATATACATGCATAGATAGTGTTCTAATGGTACGAACAAGGTCCGCAACTTCATGCATGCTAAGCCCATTACCTTTGGTACACACTTTGGATTTCTAAGGAGTGTATTGGTATATAAAATCTTTGAGAATGTGTAATATAGACAATGTGAAACTATATGGTAATAATTCACTAGAATCCTCCACATATTGCAAAAGGCAAGAGAAAGAATGGATAGAAAATAAACTCATCTCTAGAGGTATTATATGAACCTGATCCAATTTTGATAGGGAATCTCTACATTAATTGGGTACAAATATGAGTATGAGTAATGtctcattttttaaattgggtATAAGGACAAAAATGGGTATGTACATATACGTTCCTCCTCGTCCCCATACCCATCCCCCAATTCATCTACGTTCTCATACGCGTACTCATTTTAAATTactaataaattttcatttattaagtAATCTAAAAAACTTATGTTAACTTTTCTTTGGTCCTTAGTTTCGTAACTTTTTTCTAGGTTATACATTTGATCACTTTTACTCTTttctatataattattttatctttatccaATTATTTGATACTCTCATTTGATATTCATACAATTATAATTTCTTTCTTGATATTTGGTgtaggaaaaaaagaaaatgtgtATCTTTTTGACATTGAATACTTCATAATATCATGTTTTCTTTGTTgtgatttaaaaatatatatttaattaatattttgaataataagGGGTTTGGTACAGACGCGAGTATGAGTATGCCCATCCCACATGGAAATGAGGatgagacaaaaaaaattcatacgTGTGGGTATGTGGATGAGGATGAGACAAAATTTGACTTTTGGGATAAGGATGAGATAGTCAAACTTACACTCGCCTTGTTCAGTTGTTATTCCTAAGAgggagaaagaaagaagaaaaatttggGTCTCGTATGACATGTAATGATATGAGATAACAAGTTATAGGAACCAATCCTAGATTGGAAAACGTAATACACAATGTAATTGGTATAACAAGTTATATGaaccaaaaacaacacttaataTATGCTAACGGTTAATCAATCACAGTATACCCTCACaatttttgttattgttgtGTTCAACGAGTGTGCGTTATAAATCATACAATATCCATAAGgaatatgaaaattattaaaaaatttgttcATATTTAGTGTATACACATTTTTTAGCATTGTTAAGAGAAAAATcatcataaaataaaacattatcaaGGTTGAGTCACGTAAATTTTCCTCTCTAAttcattgttaaaaaaaatcgtcttatatttttctatagATTCATAAGTACTTTTCTTAAAGACTCACTTACATCCcattaaagtaaaatatataaaaaaaaacacacaaacaAGACCCAATTTTTTATGCATAAAACTTGTCTCATTTGCTATCTAATTTAGAAGTGTAAAAATGTCTTAGTATATAAACTTAATTGAAGTAAAATGTACACAAAAAGCACAAACAAGACCCATAAATTTTTGTACATAAAACTTGCCTCGTTTGCTATCCAATTTAGAAGTGTAAAAATGTCTTAATTGAGAAGAGATAGTTACTCTTGTTTTAGTcagaaaaaaacaatatattaaaatatttaagcaataaatatagtaataaaaaaggaaaaataaaagtatCGTACAAAGTTATGGAACATTTACTATTTTGTTGAAGCATCGTGATAATCTTCATATGATGATTCAacaattttttcttgaaaaatatttaattatctagtaaaaaataaattaatttaaataaaaataaataatataaaattgagtttcaaatattaaaaatattttttttaaactagtaAATTAGTCTgacaataaaaataacattttatttaattaaaaattatcatatataataaatttacaatcgtttattaatatctttaaaatatactaataataatttataactaaCTAACATTATGATATTTATAAtgaatcaattaatattttattattatttacaaataggAATAAAAATGCGGATGAATGACACTGAATCAATCATAACATTATAGtgaatattttacattttaaattttaaatatatatcataaaaattattattaatattaataattaaatacatattacatttaaataatctattatatataaaatagtctAACAGACTTTTTCTTAAGTTTAAAGTATGGTACTTTTAGTTAACATGTCATTTGACTTATTTTTGCTTATTAGATATAATATATTGGGTTGGGTTTATTTGCTCCAAcccattaaattaaaaataagatttcCTTTTCCAATAAAGgattaaatttgttatttaatAGGTTACTTGTTGATCGGTTATTTATGTAACTTCAGAAAGAATCATATGTCATTCAAAATTCTTTTCAGACATCATGAGATTCTCTTTTGCGTGtgctcaaaataaaataaaaaattacgaAAATGGTTTtggtaaaagaaagaaaagataaagtCGAAATTCTGTACTTGGAGAAAAAAAGACAGGATTTCATTTGGTACAATtccatatatatattttttaataatttttttataaaatatcaattattattattatttaaagtgTCAGATAGAAATggttagtaatatttaatatgaaaacttttatttaaaaaatataattttacgcatatttactaaaataatgtttaaaaaatataggttAAGATCtcactattttataattttgttaaaat harbors:
- the LOC137818799 gene encoding NAC domain-containing protein 69-like isoform X1: MEDIISILDHLPVGFRFRPTDEELVNHYLKHKLLGDDFSVQFIPEIDLCKVEPWDVPAKSIFKSDELQWFFFSSVDYKYSNSKRVNRTTEHGFWKSTGNDRNIKTGGSKNVIGTKKTLVFHKGRVPGGQRTNWVIHEYHALASRESQKTYVLCRLMKKFENKNEGRIDAPNFSGGEPSTSMVSDYGNQADILPRMIVDPIFPEEIFFSPVQQPPVGIEVEGFFPNSPTRNACFGNESINMQIPFGVTDDEDEFLNSILVDNEEFVINEERRDCFVNRSTQPKSLRRVYYASSDTDAEVVSNLHGNICSGEFSVRGGMSSLASNHEAHKEKKESIIQDDFWAVETSSCDSTADEPVETTRLENRYNLRPDNFILQKTVAGRPQTQKKVSNNAVSHIEARKELVTVKSEKDQKSTQNTSSRGILKIRSHQSSNVNSKSSFFYMETTSSNQNLFPRSVYLVNVVIGILLLIVISWDVLLC
- the LOC137818799 gene encoding NAC domain-containing protein 69-like isoform X2 encodes the protein MEDIISILDHLPVGFRFRPTDEELVNHYLKHKLLGDDFSVQFIPEIDLCKVEPWDVPAKSIFKSDELQWFFFSSVDYKYSNSKRVNRTTEHGFWKSTGNDRNIKTGGSKNVIGTKKTLVFHKGRVPGGQRTNWVIHEYHALASRESQTYVLCRLMKKFENKNEGRIDAPNFSGGEPSTSMVSDYGNQADILPRMIVDPIFPEEIFFSPVQQPPVGIEVEGFFPNSPTRNACFGNESINMQIPFGVTDDEDEFLNSILVDNEEFVINEERRDCFVNRSTQPKSLRRVYYASSDTDAEVVSNLHGNICSGEFSVRGGMSSLASNHEAHKEKKESIIQDDFWAVETSSCDSTADEPVETTRLENRYNLRPDNFILQKTVAGRPQTQKKVSNNAVSHIEARKELVTVKSEKDQKSTQNTSSRGILKIRSHQSSNVNSKSSFFYMETTSSNQNLFPRSVYLVNVVIGILLLIVISWDVLLC